GCGATCTGGTGCGCCGGCTGACCGACCGTCCCTTTGCAACACCGGTATTGCTCAACGTCAATGTGCCTGATCTTTCATTCGATGCGCTCAAAGGCGTACAGGTGACGCGGCTTGGCCGGCGACACAAGGCCGAGCCCGTAGTGCGGACCACCAATCCGCGCAATGAAACCGTCTACTGGGTCGGCGCTGCAGGTGCGGCTCAGGATGCCGGCGAAGGCACCGATTTTCACGCCACGGCCAATGGATTCGCATCGATCACGCCGCTGCAGATTGACCTGACCCACATGGCCCAGATGGGGCAGGTGCGCGACTGGCTGGGCGCATGACGGCAGCGGACGCAAGTCTGAGCCTGACGCGTGCGCGCGCCCGGATGGTTGAACGGCTGCGTGTTTCCGGCATCCGCGACGAAGGCGTTCTGGCTGCAATGCAGTCCATACCGCGTCATCAGTTCATCGAAGAGGCACTCGGCACGCGCGCCTACGAGGACACTGCGCTGCCGCTCGGCTTCCAGCAGACCATTTCGCAGCCCTTTGTCGTCGCACGGATGATTGAACTTCTGCGCGCTGGCGGACGTCCTCTCGGAAAGACGCTTGAAGTCGGAGCCGGGTGTGGATATCAGGCGGCCGTATTGTCGAAGCTCGCCAGTGACGTGTATGCCATCGAGCGCATTGCGCCACTGCTGGAACGTGCCAAGCGCAACCTGCGTCCTTTGCGGCTGCCGAATGTTCGCCTGAAACACGCAGATGGCATGATCGGCCTGGCTGCCGAGGCGCCGTTCGATACAATCATCGTAGCGGCGGCGGCGGCGGCGGTGCCCAAGGCCTTGCTCGATCAGTTGGCTGAAGGCGGGCGACTCGTGATTCCCGTCGGTACCACCGACCAATCGCTGAGATTGATCGAAAGACAGCCGCAGCGCTATGTCGAATCGAAACTGGACGCGGTGCGCTTCGTGCCGCTGTTGCCGGGGGTTGAATGAATAGATCGTTGTTCGCGGTGCCGGTGTTGTGTCTGCTGCTTGCGTCATGCGCAGGCACGCGGCCGGCGCCGGTTGAGGTCCGTCCGCCGGTGGGTGCGCCACCCGCCGCGGTACCGGCCACGCCCCCCGCTGCGGCCGCCTCCGCACAACGCCCCGGCGTACACATCGTCGCCAAGGGCGACACGCTGTTCAGCATCGCGCTCGAATATGGTCAGGACTGGCGCGATCTGGTGATCTGGAATCGACTCGAAAACCCCAATCTGATCAGGCTCGGGCAGGAACTGCGTGTTGCTGCGCCGGAGGGTGGCATGGAAACCCGCCCGATCGCCGCGCCGGGCGTTGAATCGCGACCCCTGGACACGCCTGCTCCGAGCGCGCCGGCAGTGACCGAGCCGCTTCCCGCGGCAGCGGACGCGATGCTCAAGCGCGAGCCGCGCGGCGGCGTTGAACCGTATTCTGAAGCGACACTCGACCGCATTCGTTCGGCCGGGATAACGCCTCAGCCGCCGGTTGCAGCCGTCGCGGCCACAATGCCCGCTGCGCCGGCGTCAACAGCCGGTGCTGCAGGGGCCGGCGCACCCGCCATCGTGACACCGCCGGACGCCGTACGTACGGAAGACGGCGTCGAGTGGAGCTGGCCGGCGAGCGGCCGCATCATCGGACGCTTTGGCGAAGGCAGCAACAAGGGCGTCGATGTTTCGGGTCGTACCGGCGACCCGGTTCTGGCAGCTGCCGGCGGTCGCGTGGTGTACGCCGGCGATGCCATGCGCGGTTATGGCAAACTGGTCATCGTCAAGCACGACAATACGTTTTTGTCCGCTTACGCGCACAACAGCAAGATACTGGTTCAGGAACGCGACACGGTAAAGCGCGGTCAGCGTATCGCCGAGCTGGGCGACAGCGACACCGAAGCCGGCAAGCCCCGTCTGCACTTTGAAATACGGCGCCAGGGCAAGCCCGTCGATCCGATGAAGTATCTGCCACCGAGATAATCCATGTCCGATCTTTCGCAACCCGAAGACGCCGAACCGGCTGAGCCCGTCGACGACGATGCCGTCGCGGGCGAGCTGGATGGCGTCGAGGTCGCGTCCGAGCCGGTCGAAGCGCCCGAGGCGGAATTCCTCGGCGATGCCACCCAGCTCTACCTGAACGAGATAGGTGCCAACCCGCTGCTGACGCCGGAGGAAGAACTCGCCCTGTCGCGCCGCGTGCGCCTGGGTGATTTCGAAGCGCGCCAGACCATGATCGAGCGCAACCTGCGCCTGGTCGTGAACATCGCAAAGCACTATCTGAACCGCGGCATGCCGCTGCTCGACCTCGTGGAAGAGGGCAATCTCGGCCTGATCCACGCGCTGGAAAAGTTCGATCCGGAACGCGGTTTCCGCTTCTCCACCTACGCCACGTGGTGGATACGGCAGAACATCGAGCGCGCGATCATGAACCAGTCGCGCACCATCCGGCTGCCGGTACACGTGGTGAAGGAACTGAACCAGGTGCTGCGCGCCATGCGCAATCTGGAGGCGCGCAGCGGTGGCGATTGCTGTGCCGAGGACATCGCAACCTTGCTCGCCAAGCCGGTCGAGGACGTGCGGCACATTCTGTCGTTGAACGAGCACACGGCTTCGCTCGATGCACCGCTCGACATCGATCCGTCGCTTTCGATCGGCGAGTCGCTCGCCGACGACAATCAGGAAGGGCCTGAGGAGCAGATCCAGAACGCAGAGATCGGCAGCCTGGTGCAGGCCTGGATCGCCCAGCTCAACGACAAGCAGCGCACGGTGATCGAGTATCGCTACGGCATCAACAACCGCGAGATCGCCACCCTGGAAGAACTGGCAGACCAGCTGAGCCTGACGCGCGAGCGGGTGCGCCAGATCCAGCTCGAGGCGCTCGCCCAGCTGCGCAAGATCCTGCGTCGGGCGGGTGTGTCGCGCGACGTGCTGCTGTAGACGTCGACCTCGGCGTCTGTCCGCGCTGCCGGCTTTGCATAGCCGGCCCGTTCAGCAGGCGCAGCGCAATGCGCTGCGAAACCCCAGAGCTCGGGAGGCTGGCTTTGCACAGCCGGCCCGTTCAGCAGGCGCAGCGCAATGCGCTGCGAAACCCCAGAGCTTGGGAGGCTGGCTTTGCACAGCCAGCCCGTTCAGCAGGCGCAGCGCAATGCGCTGCGAAACCCCTGCTTCACCCCATTGCGAGTTGGGCTACTGTTTCGAGTCCGTACTCGAACATGCGCTGCATCGCCGGTGCGATGAAGGACAGTGACAACATCAGCATCACGAAGCCGGCGATCAGCGTCACCGGAAAGCCGATGGCGAACAGGTTCAGCGCCGGTGCGGCGCGCGTGAGCACGGCCAGTGCGATATTCACCACCAGCAGCGCCGCGATCAACGGCAGCGCCAGCATCAGGCCGGCGGAAAACACCGTGCTGCCCCAGCGCGCGATGGCCAGCCAGCCATTGGCCGGGAAGAGGTCGGCACCGACCGGCCACCACTCGAAGCTGTTGCCCAGCACAGCCAGCAGCATCAGATGGCCATTGATCGACAGGAAGATCAGTGTCGCCATCAGACCGAGGAATTCCGCGATGATCGGTGACTGCGACGCATTGTCCGGGTCGTAGAACATCGCAAAGCCCAGACCCATCTGCAGGCCGATCAGCTCGCCAGCCAGATCGACCGCCGCGAACACGATGCGTATCGTGAAGCCGAGCGCGATGCCGATCAGCATCTGT
The sequence above is a segment of the Methyloversatilis sp. RAC08 genome. Coding sequences within it:
- a CDS encoding protein-L-isoaspartate(D-aspartate) O-methyltransferase, which gives rise to MTAADASLSLTRARARMVERLRVSGIRDEGVLAAMQSIPRHQFIEEALGTRAYEDTALPLGFQQTISQPFVVARMIELLRAGGRPLGKTLEVGAGCGYQAAVLSKLASDVYAIERIAPLLERAKRNLRPLRLPNVRLKHADGMIGLAAEAPFDTIIVAAAAAAVPKALLDQLAEGGRLVIPVGTTDQSLRLIERQPQRYVESKLDAVRFVPLLPGVE
- a CDS encoding peptidoglycan DD-metalloendopeptidase family protein is translated as MNRSLFAVPVLCLLLASCAGTRPAPVEVRPPVGAPPAAVPATPPAAAASAQRPGVHIVAKGDTLFSIALEYGQDWRDLVIWNRLENPNLIRLGQELRVAAPEGGMETRPIAAPGVESRPLDTPAPSAPAVTEPLPAAADAMLKREPRGGVEPYSEATLDRIRSAGITPQPPVAAVAATMPAAPASTAGAAGAGAPAIVTPPDAVRTEDGVEWSWPASGRIIGRFGEGSNKGVDVSGRTGDPVLAAAGGRVVYAGDAMRGYGKLVIVKHDNTFLSAYAHNSKILVQERDTVKRGQRIAELGDSDTEAGKPRLHFEIRRQGKPVDPMKYLPPR
- the rpoS gene encoding RNA polymerase sigma factor RpoS, translated to MSDLSQPEDAEPAEPVDDDAVAGELDGVEVASEPVEAPEAEFLGDATQLYLNEIGANPLLTPEEELALSRRVRLGDFEARQTMIERNLRLVVNIAKHYLNRGMPLLDLVEEGNLGLIHALEKFDPERGFRFSTYATWWIRQNIERAIMNQSRTIRLPVHVVKELNQVLRAMRNLEARSGGDCCAEDIATLLAKPVEDVRHILSLNEHTASLDAPLDIDPSLSIGESLADDNQEGPEEQIQNAEIGSLVQAWIAQLNDKQRTVIEYRYGINNREIATLEELADQLSLTRERVRQIQLEALAQLRKILRRAGVSRDVLL
- the fliR gene encoding flagellar biosynthetic protein FliR, producing the protein MISVTAAQLDLWMASFLFPLARVMGLIAAAPVFSNRAFVMRARLALGLLITFAIVPTLPPSGLSVGTWPGTMALVQQMLIGIALGFTIRIVFAAVDLAGELIGLQMGLGFAMFYDPDNASQSPIIAEFLGLMATLIFLSINGHLMLLAVLGNSFEWWPVGADLFPANGWLAIARWGSTVFSAGLMLALPLIAALLVVNIALAVLTRAAPALNLFAIGFPVTLIAGFVMLMLSLSFIAPAMQRMFEYGLETVAQLAMG